One Salvia splendens isolate huo1 chromosome 12, SspV2, whole genome shotgun sequence genomic window carries:
- the LOC121757281 gene encoding alkane hydroxylase MAH1-like, with translation MAILENYHYYILLILLPLLVYFCRLADRRQKKPMEPTNWPLLGFLPEVFLNFHRAHDRITEVLNGCGGGTYTFRGPWFSDTDMLFTSDPTNIHHVFSRNFANYPKGPEFRKIFDILGVGIFSADFHLWEIHRKTTMALLTHADFNARLQKTVWEKAETGLFPLLDRFSLDEVDFDLQDVFHRFSFDNICKIVLDYDPCSLSFEMPHIPCEKAFSVVAEPLLYRHVIPQRIWKLLRWLNIGSERKLLECSKAFSEFIYPRIDAACNDGSVLGLFEDVYRETRMDSSTSLVDFLKDTALNLMFAGRDTTSTCLTWLFWLVAQNPTSERRILEELEAELCLQKKWRFFTAEDSHKLVYLHAALCESLRLFPPVALEHKAPVLPDILPSGHQLPPNAKLIISFYSVGRNERVWGKDCLEFKPERWICPSGKIKHEPSYKFPAFNAGPRTCVGKDMAFVQMKMVAAAILYNYHVRLVEGHPVSTRDSIILQAKDGLKVKLRKRNWND, from the exons ATGGCAATTCTTGAAAACTACCACTACTAcatcctcctcatcctcctcccgCTCCTAGTCTACTTCTGCCGCCTGGCTGACAGGCGGCAGAAGAAGCCCATGGAGCCAACTAACTGGCCGCTTCTGGGATTTTTACCAGAGGTGTTCCTCAACTTCCACCGCGCCCACGACCGCATCACCGAGGTCCTCAACGGCTGCGGCGGCGGCACCTACACGTTCCGGGGCCCATGGTTTAGCGACACCGACATGCTCTTCACCTCCGACCCCACCAACATCCACCATGTCTTCAGCCGAAACTTCGCCAATTACCCAAAAGGCCCCGAATTTCGCAAGATCTTCGACATCCTCGGCGTTGGAATCTTCAGCGCCGACTTCCACCTCTGGGAGATTCACCGGAAAACCACAATGGCGTTGCTCACGCACGCGGATTTCAACGCCCGTCTTCAGAAGACCGTCTGGGAAAAGGCCGAAACCGGCCTTTTCCCGCTGCTCGATCGCTTCAGCCTCGATGAGGTTGATTTCGATTTGCAGGATGTTTTCCACAGATTCAGCTTCGACAACATATGCAAAATTGTGTTGGATTATGACCCGTGCAGTTTGAGCTTTGAAATGCCTCACATTCCTTGTGAGAAAGCATTCAGTGTGGTGGCGGAGCCGTTGCTGTACCGCCACGTCATCCCGCAGAGAATCTGGAAGCTTCTGAGGTGGCTCAATATTGGCTCCGAGAGGAAGCTTCTGGAATGTTCCAAAGCATTTTCTGAGTTTATTTATCCGCGCATTGACGCCGCATGTAACGACGGTTCTGTTCTTGGACTTTTTGAAGATGTTTATAGAGAGACGAGGATGGATTCCTCGACTAGTCTGGTGGATTTCCTCAAGGACACGGCGTTGAATCTCATGTTTGCGGGGAGAGACACGACGAGCACGTGCCTCACGTGGCTCTTCTGGCTCGTCGCGCAAAACCCTACCTCGGAGAGGAGGATTCTAGAAGAATTGGAAGCCGAGCTTTGTCTCCAGAAAAAGTGGAG GTTCTTCACCGCAGAGGACTCGCACAAGCTAGTGTACTTGCACGCAGCTCTGTGCGAGTCCCTGAGGCTATTCCCGCCAGTGGCGCTAGAACATAAAGCTCCAGTGCTGCCAGACATTCTCCCGAGTGGGCATCAGCTCCCACCCAACGCGAAGCTGATCATATCGTTCTACTCGGTGGGGAGAAACGAGAGAGTGTGGGGGAAAGACTGCCTCGAATTCAAGCCGGAGAGGTGGATATGTCCGAGCGGGAAGATCAAGCACGAGCCGTCGTACAAGTTCCCAGCGTTCAACGCGGGGCCGAGGACGTGCGTGGGGAAGGACATGGCGTTCGTGCAGATGAagatggtggcggcggcgattcTATATAACTATCATGTCCGACTAGTTGAAGGGCATCCAGTTTCAACTCGTGACTCGATCATATTGCAAGCCAAGGACGGATTGAAAGTGAAGTTGAGGAAAAGAAACTGGAATGATTAA